The window CGGCATGCGTCCGCGCCAGCTATTGTGGCAAGTCGAGCTGCCGCTGGCGGCGCCGGTGATCCTCGCCGGTGTGCGGACATCGTCGGTGATCAACATCGGCACCGCGACGCTGGCGGCCTTCATCGGTGCCGGCGGCCTCGGCGACCCGATCGTCACCGGCTTGACCGTGAGCGACACCAACTTGGTGCTCTCCGGCGCGCTGCCGGCGGCGGCACTGGCGCTGGTGGTCGACGCCGCACTCGGACAAGTCGAACGCTGGGCGACGCCGCGCGGGTTGCGGATCGGACGTGATGCAACTTGAACCTGATGCGAAAATAAGGAGTTCACCACGAAGGCACGAAGACCACGAAGGCCGGCACCGGAACCTTCCTTCTGCTTCTCTGCTCGCGTCCTTCGTGTTCTTCGTGGTGAAGATTTGTTTCCGATCAACATCCATTGACCGCGGTCGCCTACATCCCTCGCGTAACGAAATCGGCGCCGAGATTGAGCAGCGCGACGTTCTTCTCCGCGAGATGTTGGCGATGAGGCGGCAGCGACTCGCGCATCGCGGCGATGAGCGCTTCGTGCGGGACCAATGCGGTCGCGGCAACGAACGCGCCGAGGGCGATCATGCCGGCGCCCATGATGTTCTTCGCTTCCTCCGCCATCTTCGTCGCCGGGACGCTCAGCAGCGTGACGTCATCGCGCGCCGGCGCCGGAACCAACGTCGAGTTGAGGCACAGCACGCCGCCCGGGCGCAGTTTCTTGCTCTGCTCCGCCAGCCCCGTCGCGTGCATCGCCAGCACGCTCCAGGTGAGCGGGATGATCGGTGGCGCTTGAATCGCGTCGTCACCGATCACCACCGTCGAGTCGCTCGGCCCCCCGCGCATCATGCCGCCGTAAACCCCGAACAGCATGACCTGCTTGCCAGCCTGCATCGCAGCCTGCGCGAGAATCTTCGCCATGAGCTGAATCCCCTGCCCGCCGATACCGGTGATGATGACTTCGCGTTCCATGGTGTGGTGTTCACGTCAACGAGTGGGACTCACGGTCTGGTGGTGCATAGATCAAACCCGCGACGCGGTGCAATCGGAACACCGCTCACCCGAAACGTCGAAACGCGCGAAACACCGCGATCCGTTGAGTTCGTTCACCGCCGCGACTAGACTCCGTCGCGTGCCACAGTCGTCACGAAGGCTTGACCTTCACCGCATTGCTGAGGAGCGCAGCATCGCCTACCACCGAGTGATCGCCCAGCGCCTGCTTCTTGATGGGTCGTTGCTTGAGATTGCGCGCGCACGCGTTCAGAGCTGGCTGGAGGGCGGTCACCCCATACCGGAGTACGCACGCGCGTGGAGCGAAATTCTTGCTCAGGACATGGGAACCATCGCGGGCTCGCTGATCGATTCGAGCGAGCGAGGTCGCGAGCTGCGTCAGTCGTCGCCGTTCGCCGGCTGTTTGTCCGCTCAGGAACGCTGGCGGTTGTGGCGTGAGGTGCGCAGCCTGATTGAACAGACCGATGACACGTGAAGCGCTCGAACACCTCATCCGTGCCGCCGCCGACATCGCCGACGATGATGAGATCGTGGTGCTGGGGAGCCAGGCCCTCCTTGGTCAGTTTCCGGCGGCCCCTGCCGCCTTGCGCGTCTCCTGTGAAGCCGACGTCTTCCCGCGCAATCATCCGGAACGCGCGGACCTGATCGACGGATCGATCGGTGAGCTTTCGCCGTTTCACGCCACGTACGGTTACTACGCCCACGGGGTCGCCGAGTCGACCGCCGTGCTACCCGACGGGTGGCGCGAGCGCTTGATCCCCGTTCGCAACGAGAGCACGCGCGGCGCAACCGGCTGGTGCCTCGAAGTACACGACTTGGTGGTGTCGAAACTGGCCGCCGGACGAGAGAAGGACTTCGCCTTCGCCCGCGAAGCGCTCGGGCATCGGCTCGTCCACGCACCCACACTGCTGGCGCGGATCGAAATGATCCCGCTCGCGCCCGAAGCACGTGAGCGACTCCGCACATGGGTGCGATCCTACGGCGATCAATCGTAAGCGCGAAGTCGCGCGACCATGATCATGGTGTTGACCCGCCGGGCGCGGCGGGTCAACACGGTTCGATGTCGCATGAGAGGATGCCCCGCAGTTCCTTGAATCCGTGATGCATCCGGGTGTATGAGGCGCGCATGCGTGCACCCGTATTGACCCGCGAAGCCTTGCGCGGGTCGCTGGGTCGTTGATACGCCTAATTCAAAGTTGGGCAGCAGCAAACCGCTGTGACGGCTCGGGAGTGGCGCAGGAGAGCGTTACGAAGTGTTCCAGCTGATTGAGGCCCACTCCGAGACCTTGGTTGCATCCATCCTTCCTACTCATGTCCCGAACTACGACTGGCTCGTCGAGAATATCGGTCGGGCTGGAGACTCCGCGTATCAGTCGAAGTACCGGGCCTTCTGGGCGATGAACGCGGCGCGCCTCAGCCCGGCATACTGCGCAGAGTATTTCCGCCGGCTCGCGGCTGCGGGTAGACGCCAGCCGGCGTTAGCCAGCCTCGCCACAGACCTGTTCAACGTGCCTACCCAGTCCAAAGGCCGGCAGAGTCTTCAGTTTTCCTTCGTTACAAAGCT is drawn from Deltaproteobacteria bacterium and contains these coding sequences:
- a CDS encoding 2-oxoacid:acceptor oxidoreductase family protein — encoded protein: MEREVIITGIGGQGIQLMAKILAQAAMQAGKQVMLFGVYGGMMRGGPSDSTVVIGDDAIQAPPIIPLTWSVLAMHATGLAEQSKKLRPGGVLCLNSTLVPAPARDDVTLLSVPATKMAEEAKNIMGAGMIALGAFVAATALVPHEALIAAMRESLPPHRQHLAEKNVALLNLGADFVTRGM